The DNA sequence GCGAGCCCAGGACGCTCGCCGAGGCCCAGCCCCGCTCGCTCGCCTGGGTGAGGCCGAAGATGACGGCCAGCAGGCCGAGCGTCACGGTGACGGCGCCGGGCACGTCCAGCCCGGGACGCTCGTCGGGCCGGGACTCCTTGACGACCGCCGGGGTGATGACCAGCACGGCGAGGGCGACGGGCACGTTGACGAAGAACGCCCAGCGCCACGACAGCAGGTCGGTCAGCACGCCGCCGAGGACGGCGCCGGCGGTGAAGCCGCTGGACATCAGTGCGCCGTTGAGGCCGAGTGCCTTCCGCCGCAGCGGGCCTTCGGGGAACGAGACCGTCATCAGCGACAGCGCGGCCGGGGTGACGGCGGCGGTGGCCAGGCCCTGGAAGACGCGGGCGATGATCAGCATCTCCGGGTTCCGCGCCAGCCCGCCCAGCACCGAAGCCGCGGCCAGCACGACGAGACCGCCGAGGAACAGCCGGCGGCGGCCGAACAGGTCCGCGACCCGGCCGAAGAACAGCGTGAAACCCGCCGCGCACAGCGCGAACGCGGTGGCGATCCACTGCAGGTGCCCCAAGGGGAAGCCGAGGCTCCCGCCGATCACCGGCAGCGCCACGTTCAGGATGGCGAAGTCCGCCGCGAGCATGAACTGCGTCGCGAGCAGCAGGACCAGCACCAGCCGCAGCCGCGGGGTGAGCCCGGCGGGCGCCGCGCCGGCCGCCTCCGTATCAGTGACAGACATGACGTCGAGTCCTTTTCCCTCAGGGGTTCCGTGGCACACGTGGTCCCGGGAAAGGCTCGTCGGCACGCGGGCTCCCAGCCAGAACCGCGCCGTGCCCCGTCAGGGCGAGGGTGGTCATCCCACGACCACCCTCGGCGCTTCCGGCGTCCGGCCCCCGCGGGCATCATGGAGGAGAACGTGACCACCGCCCAGCCGAGGTCGACCTGGAGGCATGTTGTGGACGGCTCGTCCGAACTGGGTGACTTCCTCAAGTCGCGCCGCGCCGCGCTGCGCCCCGAGGACGTCGGCATCGCGCCGCACCCGACCCGCCGCCGCGTCACCGGGCTGCGCCGCGAGGAGCTGGCGACGCTCTCCCACGTGAGCATCACCCACTACACCCGCCTCGAGCAGGGCCGCTCCACCGGCGCCTCCGACAGCACCCTGGAGGCCATCGCGCGCACCCTGCGTCTCACCGACGACGAGACGGCCCACCTCAAGGCCCTCGCCCGCCCCGCCGGGCGGTCCCGGCCCGCGCCACCGCGGGTGGCGCACGTCAGCGCGTCGGCCCGTCAGCTGCTGGGGGCGATGACGCACGTGCCGGCCGTCGTCATGGACCGGCGCAACGACGTGCTCGCCTGGAACCAGCTGGGCCACGCGCTGCTCGCCGCGCACCTGCCGGCGGAGAGCCCGGACAGTCCCGCGACCCGCCCCAACCTGACCCGGATGCTGTTCCTGGACGAGCGGTACCGGGACCTGTACCCGAACTGGGACGAACAGGCCCAGCTCGCCGTGGCCGCGCTGCGCCTGACCGCCGGCCGCCACCCCGACGACCGCGCGCTCGCCGAGCTCGTCGGCCGGCTCTCCATGAACTCCGACGAGTTCGCGGCCCGCTGGGCCCGGCACCCGGTGCGCACCTGCACCTCCGGGGTGAAGGTCCTGCGCCATCCCCTGGTGGGGGCGGTCGAGCTCAGCTTCGAGAACCTCGTCATCCCGGGGACGTCGGGCCAGCGCCTGATCGCCTACACCGCCGAGCCCGGCTCGCCGTCCGAGACGGCGTTGCGGCTCCTGGGCAGCGCGACGGCGCCGGCGGCCCCGGGACGTCGTCCCGATGCTTCAGTGACGCAGGCCGACCGGCGCTGACCGAAGAGCGGCTTCGGCGGGCTGCCAACCGGGCGGGCCGAACACGAAACCCGCGCGCTCACGCCAGGTCCGGGCGCCGCGCAGGTCGCGCAGGATCGAGCCGTACTCGTGGAAGCCGACCTTCAGCAGGTTGTACGTGCCGATGTTCTTCGTCAGCCCGTACGTGGGGCGTTTGCCCTCCGGGACGAAACTGCGGAACATCCGGTCCCAGATGATGAAGATCCCGCCGTAGTTGGCGTCCAGGTATTCGGCGTCGCTGCCGTGGTGGACGCGGTGGTGCGACGGCGTGTTGAAGACGTACTCGAACCAGCGCGGCAGTTTGCCGATCTTCTCGGTGTGCACGAAGAACTGGTAGACGAGGTCGATCGACAGGCCGGTCAGGATCAGCCACGGCGGGATGCCGCACAGCGCCAGCACCGACCAGAACGGCAGCTGGAAGTACGGCGTCCACTTCTGGCGCAGCGCCGTCGAGAAGTTGTAGTGCTCGCTCGAGTGGTGCACCTGGTGCCCGGCCCACAGCAGCCGGACGCGGTGGCTCGCCCGGTGGTAGGCGTAGAACACCAGCTCCTGGCCGAGCAGCATGAGCACCCACGTCCACCAGTCGCGCGGGTCGAACTTCACCGGCGCCAGCTCGAACAGCACCGCGAAGACGACCAGCATCACCAGCCGGAACAGCGCGTTGACGCCGACCGAGACGGTGCCCATCAGCATGCTCGTGCGGGTGTCGGCGGGGCTGTAGCCGAGCACGTTGTCGTCGTGGCCGAGCACGTGCACGGCGACGATCTCGATCGTCACGAACAGCAGGAACACCGGGATCGCGAACAGCACGGGGTCGCGCAGGTGCGCCAGGAACTCGGCCACGTCGCCTCCTAGAACGGACTCTCTGATCTGACTCGACGGTAACTTACCCTCGGGTCACTTTACGCACGGTAGGGTCTCGGACGTGACGGAGTCAAGACCGGTCGGGACCAAGGGGATGCCCCGCGAGGAGCGCGAAGCGCAGCTCGTCGTCGCCGGGACCGAGGAGTTCGGCCGGGCGGGGTACGCGGGCGCGTCGATGGTCGAGATCGCGCGCCGGGTCGGCGTCACGAAACCGTTGCTGTACCAGTACTTCGGCTCGAAAGATGGTCTGTACCTCGCCTGCCTGCACCGCGCGGGCGACCGGCTGACCGAGGGGGTCGCGACGACCATGGCGTCGGGTGGTGAACCCGACCGGATGCCGCTGAAGGTGCTTTCGGCGATCTTCACGACCTTCGACCACGACCGCTACGCGTGGCGCCTCCTGCGCGACGCGACCGTGCCGAACAGCGGCGACATCGCCACGGCGGCCGCCGACTACCGGCACCGCCTGGACGCCTTCGCCCTCCTCGGCGCGACCCAGCTGATGACGTCGCGCGGGCTGCCCGACCCCGTCGACATCGAGGCTGTCGCCCAGGTCTGGACCGGGGTGGTCGACTCGCTGATCAGCTGGTGGATCGACCGCCCGGACGAGGACGCGGCCGCGATGACCGGCCGCTGCGCCCGGATCATGGACCGCCTGTTCGGCTGGTGAGCTCGGCGAGGGCCGCTCGCGCCCAGGCGAACAGCGCCGCGCTGTCACCGCCGTGGGTCACCGAGGCCGCCGACAGCGCCTCACCCAACGCTTCGAGCGGGTCCGGTTTCGCCGCGCCGAAGATCGCCGGGAACGCCATGGCCTGCCGAAGCGCGTTGTCGTGCCGCCCGCCGGGGGTGCGGACCAGGGTGCGTGGCACGTCGGGATCCGACAGCAGGCGATCCCACGCCGCCCTCCGCTCGTCGAACGGCGGCGGCAGCGCGCGGCCTTCGTCGAGCGCGCGCAACCCTTCGGCGATCCAGGCGACGTCGTCCAAGCCGGCCAGCGCGAACGCGTGACGGGCCAGCCGGCGCGCCAGCGCGTGCTGGACGTCCGGCGCGGCGCCGGTCGCGTCCGCGATGAACCCGCGGTCCCGTTTGGCCAGTTCGCGCAGCGTGTGTGGCAGGTTCAGGATGTGTTCGGACGGCAGTGCACCGCCCCACTCCCGCAGCAGCCGCTCGTGCTGGGCCTCGGCGAGGGCCTCCGCCGTCTCCCGCTCACGTGCCTCCCGCACGCGTGCCAGTGCCGCCGTGTACTCCTCGGTCGTGGGCAGCTCCCGGGCGAAACCGTGCCAGTACGCGGCGATCGCGCTGCGTTGCCGGACGACGATGTCAGGCGCCGGCGCGGCGGGCCAGAACTGGAGCAGGTAGCGGTCCAGCGGGGGTTCGCCGTCGAGCCGGGTGTCGCGGTCGTGCCCCGCGTCCATCCGGGATCCGCTGTAGCGCACGCGGTAATCGCCCGGTGACAGTTCGAGGTCCCAGGAGTTTTCGCCGCCCCAGGTGACGAGGCGGGTCACGCCGTCCGGGCGGAACGGCGCTTCGACGACGTCCTCCCAGCCCGCGTCGGGTGGCTCGGTCTCGTGGACTCGGGCGGTGAACCCGACGTTTCCGGTGTGCAGGCCGGTGATCAGGAACAACGTGCCGGGGAACGCGGCGCCGCACAACCCGTTGCGCTGCCCGGTGAAACACGCCGTCAGGTCGCCTTCGAACGGGTCGCCCCCCTCACTCTGCACGTAGATCTGTCCATAGTGGACGTGAACCTCGGCGTCGACCACGGTGCGCATGGGGTCACCTTTGCAGAAGGGACCGACAGTTTTCGCCGTCGCGACGTAGCGAAACGGGGCTCTCGCGCGACTGAAGAAGATAGTGTCCCGTCGAGAGGTGTGGTATGTCCGACTTGCCCGAAACCGTTCCCGTCGCCGACCGGCGGCTGGCCCGGCGGTTCACGGATGACCTGCTCGACGGCTGCCGGGTTCTCGCCACCGACTACGGCTATCGGCCGCTCCAATTCGAACGGATGGTCCGCGAGCACGGCGGTGTCGAGGCCGCCCGCCGGCTGCTGCGCGGTGCCGGGACCGCGGGCGGGTTCGCCTTGCTCTGGGAGAAGAACCAGCTCGCCCGCAGCTCCGAGGCGACGATGCTCCGTCCGGAGTACGAAGCGCTGTTCACCGCCGACGAACGCCTGCTCGCCCGGCGCCGGCTGGAGGAACACGGCTTCGACGTGGACGCCCACCTCGAGCGGGTCACCGCCGAGCCGGTGTGAAGCGCGGCTGGGGTGACCGGCGCCGCTCCGGTCACCCCAGCCGCGGTCAGTGGGCGGCGGGGAACTTCAGCCGGACGATCACGTTGTCCAGGACGCTCGGCGTGCCGCCGTTCTTGTCGTTGTTCGTGGACGTCAGCCAGAGCCCGCCGTCCGGTGTCTTCGTCACCGAGCGCAGCCGGCCCCAGCGGCCGGAGAACAGCGTCGACACCGTGCCGACGCCGGTGCCCGCCGCGTTGATCTGCGTCGCGAACAGCTGCTCACCGGTGACGCCGGCGATGTAGATCCAGTCGTTGACGATCTCCACACCGGACGGCCCGGCCTGCGACGTCGGCCAGGTCTTCTTCGGCGCGATGAAGCCGCTGCAGCTGCCCTGCGTGCCCTCGCAGCTGGGCCAGCCGAAGTTGCCGCCCTTCTGGATCAGGTTGAGCTCGTCCAGGCTGCTCTCGCCGAACTCCGCCGCCCACAGCTGGCCGCGCGAGTCCCAGGCCAGGCCCTGCGGGTTGCGGTGGCCGTAACTGTAGACGTAGCGCGCGTTCCCCCCGGTGGCGTAGAACGGGTTGTCGCTCGGCGCCGACCCGTCGGCGTTCAGCCGCAGGATCTTCCCGTTGAGCGAGCTCTTGTTCTGCGCGTTGTCGCTGTTCTTCGCGTCGCCCACGGTGGCGTAGAGCTTGCCGTCCGGGCCGAACTTGATCCGGCCGCCGTTGTGGTAGCGGTTCTTCGCGATCCCGGTCAGCACCGGCGTCGACGTCGAGGACAGCTTGGTGCCGTCGTAGGTCATCTTCACGATCCGGTTGTCGCCGGAAGCCGTGTGGTAGACGTAGATCGCGTGGTCGCTCGCCCAGTTCGGCGAGATCGCCAGGCCCAGCACGCCGCCTTCGCCGGTGGTGGTCACCGCGCCCGGCACCGTGCCCAGCGTGGTCTTCTGGCCGGCCGGCGTCACGAGCAGGATTTCGAACCGGTCCCGCTCGGTCACCAGCGCGTTGCCGTTCGGCAGGAAGTCCACCGCCCAGCCGAGGTCGACCTTCGTGATGTCCTTGTCGTACTCCGGGATGCCCCCGGCACCACCCGGCGCGCTCGTCTTCACGGTCACCGCGTTGCTCGCGGCGGAGCTGTTCCCGTTCGGGTCCCGCGCCTTGACCGTGAAGGTGTAGGACGTGTTCGGGCTCAGGTTCGTCACCGTCGAGGTGAGCGACGTCGTGGACGCGACCTTCGTGGCGCCCTGGAAGACGTCATAGGCGGTGATCGTGCCACCGTTGTCCGTGGAAGCGTTCCACGCCAAGGAAACGCTGTTCGCCGTGACGCCGGTCGAGCGCAGGCTGCCGGGCACGCTCGGCGGTGTCGTGTCGTCGCTCGGCGGGGTGGTGAAGGCGACGACGTTGCTCTGCTGCGACGGGTTGCCCGCCGCGTCGTACGCGCCGACCGAGATGTCGTAGGCGGTGTCGGGCGTCAGGTTGTCCACGGTCGCCGAAGTCGTGGTCCCGCCGACGGTCTTGAGGATGTTGCCGCCGCGGTTGATCTCGTAGCGCACGATGCCGACGTTGTCGGTCGCGGCCGTCCAGGAGAACGTCGCGGCGGTCGGCAGGATGTTCGTGGCGGCCAGGTTCGACGGCGGCGACGGCGGTTCGCTGTCGCTCGGCGCGGTGAAC is a window from the Amycolatopsis sp. NBC_00355 genome containing:
- a CDS encoding helix-turn-helix transcriptional regulator, yielding MTTAQPRSTWRHVVDGSSELGDFLKSRRAALRPEDVGIAPHPTRRRVTGLRREELATLSHVSITHYTRLEQGRSTGASDSTLEAIARTLRLTDDETAHLKALARPAGRSRPAPPRVAHVSASARQLLGAMTHVPAVVMDRRNDVLAWNQLGHALLAAHLPAESPDSPATRPNLTRMLFLDERYRDLYPNWDEQAQLAVAALRLTAGRHPDDRALAELVGRLSMNSDEFAARWARHPVRTCTSGVKVLRHPLVGAVELSFENLVIPGTSGQRLIAYTAEPGSPSETALRLLGSATAPAAPGRRPDASVTQADRR
- a CDS encoding MFS transporter, which gives rise to MSVTDTEAAGAAPAGLTPRLRLVLVLLLATQFMLAADFAILNVALPVIGGSLGFPLGHLQWIATAFALCAAGFTLFFGRVADLFGRRRLFLGGLVVLAAASVLGGLARNPEMLIIARVFQGLATAAVTPAALSLMTVSFPEGPLRRKALGLNGALMSSGFTAGAVLGGVLTDLLSWRWAFFVNVPVALAVLVITPAVVKESRPDERPGLDVPGAVTVTLGLLAVIFGLTQASERGWASASVLGSLVAGVVLLVVFYAVERRVPAPLVPLGVLRRRSVAWGNVAGLIAFLTECSLVFPLTLYLQEVLGFSPLAAGLSFGVLGLGTVTGGVCAPKVIGKIGSKQTLIAGGLLQAVFTAALLGLGEDRSWLALMLIAGFAGGVGNMLVIVGFMVTATSGLADHEQGLATGLATMTQQVGITMGTPIMSVVVTTAAAGTGATAVLGGLKAAIAVNAAIVVLGLLTSALFLRGDRPPAR
- a CDS encoding TetR/AcrR family transcriptional regulator, which codes for MTESRPVGTKGMPREEREAQLVVAGTEEFGRAGYAGASMVEIARRVGVTKPLLYQYFGSKDGLYLACLHRAGDRLTEGVATTMASGGEPDRMPLKVLSAIFTTFDHDRYAWRLLRDATVPNSGDIATAAADYRHRLDAFALLGATQLMTSRGLPDPVDIEAVAQVWTGVVDSLISWWIDRPDEDAAAMTGRCARIMDRLFGW
- a CDS encoding sterol desaturase family protein, whose product is MAEFLAHLRDPVLFAIPVFLLFVTIEIVAVHVLGHDDNVLGYSPADTRTSMLMGTVSVGVNALFRLVMLVVFAVLFELAPVKFDPRDWWTWVLMLLGQELVFYAYHRASHRVRLLWAGHQVHHSSEHYNFSTALRQKWTPYFQLPFWSVLALCGIPPWLILTGLSIDLVYQFFVHTEKIGKLPRWFEYVFNTPSHHRVHHGSDAEYLDANYGGIFIIWDRMFRSFVPEGKRPTYGLTKNIGTYNLLKVGFHEYGSILRDLRGARTWRERAGFVFGPPGWQPAEAALRSAPVGLRH